One Klebsiella electrica genomic window, CCCGTAGGAGTCTGGACCGTGTCTCAGTTCCAGTGTGGCTGGTCATCCTCTCAGACCAGCTAGGGATCGTCGCCTAGGTGAGCCGTTACCCCACCTACTAGCTAATCCCATCTGGGCACATCTGATGGCATGAGGCCCGAAGGTCCCCCACTTTGGTCTTGCGACGTTATGCGGTATTAGCTACCGTTTCCAGTAGTTATCCCCCTCCATCAGGCAGTTTCCCAGACATTACTCACCCGTCCGCCACTCGTCACCCGAGAGCAAGCTCTCTGTGCTACCGTTCGACTTGCATGTGTTAGGCCTGCCGCCAGCGTTCAATCTGAGCCATGATCAAACTCTTCAATTTAAGTTTGATGCTCATGAATTAAACTTCGTAATGAATTACGTATGTTCACTCACTGAGACTTGGTATTCATTTTTCGTCCGAGGACGTTAAGAATCCATGTCACTTTGAGTGCCCACACAGATTGTCTGATAAATTGTTAAAGAGCAGTTGCGACGGCGCTTAGCGCTCTGTCGCGAGGTGGCGTATATTACGCTTTCCTCTTTCAAAGTCAAGCATTTATTTTTGCTTTTCTCTGTCGGTGCTCATCGCTGAACCCCGCTAACCCGGCGGCCTGTAAGCCGTTGTTCCGTGTCAGTGGAGGCGCATTATAGGGAGTTCTGAGACGTTGACAAGCCCTGTTTTAAAAAAACTTTTCAACCGTCTCTTTTTTCACCAAAACAGCGCATAACGTGGCAAAAAACCAGCGTTTTGCTGTTTTAACCAACGAAACAGTCCACCAGATGGCATACTGATACAGATAAAAAGAGAAAGGAACGGCATCTATGTCTTTAAGCGCACAGCAACTGGCGGCACAAAAGAACATCTCCTGGGTATTAGCAGAGAAGCTGGCTCAAAAAATCCTGACCGGCGAATACCCGCCGGAAAGTATTCTTCCAGGCGAAATGGAATTGGGCGAACAGTTTGGCGTGAGTCGCACCGCGGTACGTGAAGCGGTTAAAACACTTACCGCCAAAGGGATGCTGTTGCCGCGCCCGCGTATCGGTACCCGGGTCATGCCACGCAGTAGCTGGAACTTCCTCGATAAGGAACTGCTTTCATGGTGGTTAACGGAAGATAACTTTGAAGAGGTGGTGAACCATTTCCTGGTTATGCGTAGCAGCCTGGAGCCTCAGGCCTGTTTTCTGGCGGCTACCTTTGGTAACGCAGAACAAAAGGTGCAGCTCAATACCTTAATGGAAGAGATGGGGCAGTTAAAAAAACGCTTTCTGCGCGAACGCTGGATAGAAGTCGATATGGCCTGGCATGAGCACATTTATGAAATGAGCGGAAATCCGTTCCTGATCGCTTTCGCTTCTCTGTTTCATTCGGTCTACCACACCTACTTCACCTCTATTACTCAGAACGAAGTGGTAAAGCTGGATCTCCACCAGGCCATTGTCGACGCTATCCAGGATAGCGATGGCCCGCGCGCGCTTAGCGCCTGCCAGACGTTATTGAACGCACCAAACCATTCAGGCAAGTAACAAGGGTTCCGCATGAGCGAAAAGAAAGGACGCAGTATGGCCGGACTGCCGTGGATTGCCGCCATGGCTTTTTTTATGCAGGCGCTGGACGCCACCATTCTCAACACCGCCCTTCCCGCCATTGCGCATAGCCTTAACCGTTCTCCGTTGGCCATGCAGTCCGCCATTATCAGCTACACATTAACCGTCGCCATGCTTATCCCGGTCAGCGGCTGGTTAGCAGACCGCTTCGGCACCCGTAAGGTGTTTATCATTGCCGTTGGCCTGTTTACGCTCGGTTCGCTGGCCTGCGCCCTCTCCAGTTCATTAATGGAGCTGGTTATCTTTCGCGTGATTCAAGGGACAGGCGGCGCCATGATGATGCCGGTGGCGCGCCTGGCATTATTAAGAGCCTACCCGCGCAGCGAACTGCTCCCGGTACTGAACTTCGTCACCATGCCCGGACTGGTTGGCCCTATTCTTGGGCCGGTACTCGGCGGAGTGCTGGTCACCTGGGCCAGCTGGCACTGGATTTTCCTCATTAATATTCCTATCGGCATTATCGGGATACTTTACGCGCGTAAATGTATGCCGAATTTCACCACGCCGCGCCGGCGTTTCGATATCACCGGTTTTCTGTTGTTTGGGTTGAGTCTGGTACTGTTTTCCAGCGGCATCGAACTGTTTGGCGAGAAAATCGTCGCAACCTGGATAGCCCTTTCGGTCATTGCCCTCAGCGTCATGCTACTGCTGGCCTATATCCGCCACGCGCGTCGCCACCCGGCGCCGCTGATCTCGCTTTCTTTATTTAAGACGCGCACCTTTTCGGTCGGTATTGCCGGTAATCTGGCGACGCGTCTGGGTACCGGCTGTGTGCCGTTTCTGATGCCCTTGATGTTGCAGGTCGGTTTTGGCTATCCGGCGATCGTCGCAGGCTGCATGATAGCCCCCACCGCAATCGGGTCGATTATCGCGAAATCGACCGTGACGCAGATTTTACGCTGGCTCGGCTATCGGAAAACCCTGGTCAGCGTCACCATTTTTATCGGACTGATGATTGCCCAGTTCGCATTCCAGTCCCCGGAAATGCCCATCTGGATGCTTTTACTGCCGCTGTTTGTACTGGGGATGGCCATGTCTACCCAGTTCACATCGATGAATACCATCACGCTGGCCGATTTAACCGATGATAACGCCAGTAGCGGCAATAGCCTGCTGGCCGTGACGCAACAGCTATCCATTAGCCTCGGCGTCGCCATTAGTGCGGCAGTGCTACGTTTTTATGAAGGGTTCGGCAATGCCAGTACCGTCGAGCAGTTTCACTACACCTTTATTACGATGGGGGTGATTACCGTGGTTTCGGCGCTGACATTTATACTGTTAAGAGCGAAAGACGGCCACAATCTGATTAAAGAGCGGCATAAGGGTTAAACGGAGCCGCGAACAACCAGCTCCGGGGTGAGCTGAACGCGCTGCTGTTTCTGACCCGGGTCGGCCATGCGATGAATCAGTACGTCGATGGCCAGTTCGCCCAGTTCATCTTTTGGCTGATGGATAGTCGTCAGCGGCGGCGTCATATAGCGCGCCAGTTCAATATCGTCATATCCCACCAGCGCCATATCCTGCGGAATCCGTAACCCGGCCTGATACAACGATTGATAGGCCCCAACGGCCATCGCATCGTTACCGACAAAGACCGCCTGCGGCCGCTCGGGTAAGGCGAGCAGCTTTTGCATGGCGCTAAATCCGCCGCCGAACTCGAAATCACTGGTAATGACATAACCTTCCGCCACCGGCAGTCCGGCGCGCGCCATCGCCGCGTGATACCCCTCCAGGCGCAGGCGCGACGGCGTTTTATCCAGCGGTCCGGCAATACAGGCGACGCGGGTATATCCTTTATCAATCAGATATTGGGTTGCCATATCGCCGCCCAGCAGCGAGTTGTCCTGAATCAGATCGCTATCGCCGTCGAACGGCGCCCAGTCCATCATCACCGTAGGGACTGACGGGTAGCGCTGCATAATTTCCGGTGAAGGCTGGTGCGTTTCGGTGCACAGCAGCAGCAAACCGTCGACGCGTTTTTGCATCAGCGTCTCAAGATTGCGGTTCATGCGCTGCTCATCGCCTTCGGTATTACACAGCACCAGACTATAGCCGCGCTCAAAACAACTGCGCTCCACGCCGCGCACCAGTTCCGAATAAAACGGATTGGTACTGGCGGTGATCAGCATGCCGATGGTCCGGGTCTGGTTTAATTTGAGGCTGCGCGCCAGCGCAGACGGCGCATAGTTAAGGTTTTTAATCGCCGCATCAACTTTGGCCGTAATCGCTTCACTGACGAAGCGATCTTTATTAATGACGTGAGAAACTGTTGAAGTGGAAACGCCCGCTTCGCGGGCTACATCCTTCATGGTAGCCAAACGTTACCCCTGTTGACGTAAAAACTCGTCGATTTCTTCGCGCCATGGTACGGAAGGCTGTGCGCCTTTGCGGGTAACGGCAATCGCCGCCGCGGCATGGGCAAAACGAATCGCTTCGTCCAGCGCAGTTCCTTCCAGTAAGGCCGTCACAAAGGCGCCATTAAAGGTATCACCCGCGGCAATGGTATCGATGGCCTGCACTTTAAAACCGGGAATCCGCCGGCCCTGACCTTCGCGACTGACCCATACGCCCCGGCTGCCAAGCGTAATCATCACGATACCAATGCCTTTTTCATGCAGCGCACGGGCCGCCTTAGCCGCATCGTCATCGTTCTCAACGCGGATGCCGGTCAGCTTTTCAGCTTCGGTTTCGTTAGGCGTAATAATATCTATCAGCGAAAGCAGCTCATCGGACAGGGCGCGCGCCGGCGCCGGGTTGAGCACAACGGTGGTTTGATGCTGATGGGCGATTTTTGCCGCCGCCAGCACGCTTTCCAGCGGTGACTCCAGCTGCATCAGCAGCGCCTGGGCACCCGCAATACGCGCTTCTTCCGCCGCAACCTGCCCGACAGAGAGCGCGGCGTTAGCGCCGGCATGAATACCGATGACATTCTCACCTTCGGCGTTAACAAAAATCAGCGCCACGCCGGTCGATTGCTCTTTTACCGCACGCACCGGCGCAACATCGATCCGATCGCGCTCCAGCTGGCGGCGAACGCGTTCGCCGATATCGTCATCGCCGGTACAGGCAATAAACGCAATATCCGCGCCGCTTCGCCCGGCGGCGACGGCCTG contains:
- the rbsK gene encoding ribokinase, whose product is MMKTSGKLVVLGSINADHILNLESFPTPGETVTGQHYQVAFGGKGANQAVAAGRSGADIAFIACTGDDDIGERVRRQLERDRIDVAPVRAVKEQSTGVALIFVNAEGENVIGIHAGANAALSVGQVAAEEARIAGAQALLMQLESPLESVLAAAKIAHQHQTTVVLNPAPARALSDELLSLIDIITPNETEAEKLTGIRVENDDDAAKAARALHEKGIGIVMITLGSRGVWVSREGQGRRIPGFKVQAIDTIAAGDTFNGAFVTALLEGTALDEAIRFAHAAAAIAVTRKGAQPSVPWREEIDEFLRQQG
- the rbsR gene encoding ribose operon transcriptional repressor RbsR, whose translation is MKDVAREAGVSTSTVSHVINKDRFVSEAITAKVDAAIKNLNYAPSALARSLKLNQTRTIGMLITASTNPFYSELVRGVERSCFERGYSLVLCNTEGDEQRMNRNLETLMQKRVDGLLLLCTETHQPSPEIMQRYPSVPTVMMDWAPFDGDSDLIQDNSLLGGDMATQYLIDKGYTRVACIAGPLDKTPSRLRLEGYHAAMARAGLPVAEGYVITSDFEFGGGFSAMQKLLALPERPQAVFVGNDAMAVGAYQSLYQAGLRIPQDMALVGYDDIELARYMTPPLTTIHQPKDELGELAIDVLIHRMADPGQKQQRVQLTPELVVRGSV
- a CDS encoding FadR/GntR family transcriptional regulator, translated to MSLSAQQLAAQKNISWVLAEKLAQKILTGEYPPESILPGEMELGEQFGVSRTAVREAVKTLTAKGMLLPRPRIGTRVMPRSSWNFLDKELLSWWLTEDNFEEVVNHFLVMRSSLEPQACFLAATFGNAEQKVQLNTLMEEMGQLKKRFLRERWIEVDMAWHEHIYEMSGNPFLIAFASLFHSVYHTYFTSITQNEVVKLDLHQAIVDAIQDSDGPRALSACQTLLNAPNHSGK
- the mdtD gene encoding multidrug transporter subunit MdtD; this translates as MSEKKGRSMAGLPWIAAMAFFMQALDATILNTALPAIAHSLNRSPLAMQSAIISYTLTVAMLIPVSGWLADRFGTRKVFIIAVGLFTLGSLACALSSSLMELVIFRVIQGTGGAMMMPVARLALLRAYPRSELLPVLNFVTMPGLVGPILGPVLGGVLVTWASWHWIFLINIPIGIIGILYARKCMPNFTTPRRRFDITGFLLFGLSLVLFSSGIELFGEKIVATWIALSVIALSVMLLLAYIRHARRHPAPLISLSLFKTRTFSVGIAGNLATRLGTGCVPFLMPLMLQVGFGYPAIVAGCMIAPTAIGSIIAKSTVTQILRWLGYRKTLVSVTIFIGLMIAQFAFQSPEMPIWMLLLPLFVLGMAMSTQFTSMNTITLADLTDDNASSGNSLLAVTQQLSISLGVAISAAVLRFYEGFGNASTVEQFHYTFITMGVITVVSALTFILLRAKDGHNLIKERHKG